Sequence from the Thermocoleostomius sinensis A174 genome:
CCAGGCATTTTTGCAATCACGATGTAATCACAAAGTTTCCAATCCTTGTTTATTCAATAACAATGCACCATTCATGAATTTGATAATCAACACAACCATTCTGAATCAGCGGATCTTGAGCTACGATCGCCTTGGCTTCTTCTAAATCAGCCGCCGTAAACAGCATCATGCCGCCTCCCCGCTCGCCCCAGTATCCAGTTTTGGCTTGATGGCCTTTAGCAATCAGGCTTCTAACATAGTCTTTGTGGGCAGGAACGAACTGGTCAAACGTTGACTTATCTACAATTCCCTTTTCAATTTTGACAAACCACGGCATGAAACATCTTCCTCCATAGGACTTCCAGGATACCTCAGAGAAAAGGCATGGTTTTGTGAACGTTGTCGTTGCAAGCGTTCCAGTTTTCTTACGTTGTCGGTGAAGTGGCTCATCGTCTGCCCCTTCTTATCGTTAAACCTTTCAAGTTTTTATGTCTAGAACGAGCTTAATTGATTTATTGCGTCGAACGTATCAAATTTTTCAAATTTCTCGCGCTACGAAAATTCCGACGAGCGATATACCAGGCTTACTGAATGAGAAGCGGAGTTTGGGTATGTCTCGTCGGCAAGTATTACAAGGATTGGCGATCGCTGGCGTTAGCCGTGTTGCTCCCTTTGGTTCGATCGGGTCTTTTTCAAAGCGAACGGTTCAAGCGGGCGGGGCGTCCCTTCAGCGTCCGTTGCTGGATACCACTTCGATCGATACTACGTCCAAGGTTCTAGTAGTAGGAGCCGGAATTGCCGGATTGACTGTGGCCTATCGTCTCCATCAGGCGGGTGTGCCTGTGGAGGTAATAGAAGCCAGCCCGCGCATCGGCGGACGCTTACGGAGTGCCAAAGCTAGTGGCAGTCAAAGCGTTGTTGAATTGGGAGGAGAATTTATCGACTCGCACCACCATGCGGTTCATGCGCTGGCGGCCGAACTAGGGCTGGAGATGGGCGATTTACGCGCTGCCGATCAGGGACTAGAACCTGAAATCTTATATTTTCAAGGGCAACGAATTTCTCACCAGTGGGTGGCCGATGAATTTGCACCCCTAGCTCGACAAATTGCGCAAGATGTAGGAACGCTGAGTCGCTGGTCACTGACCTATCATGACCCTCACCCAGATGCATTGCGGCTCGATCGACTGTCCTTAGCTGAGTATTTGGCCGCCACACCAATGCATCCAGTGATTGAACAACTGATTCGGGTCGCTTACATTACCGAATATGGCTTGGATGCAGAATCCCAATCCTGCTTGAACCTGTTGTTTTTAATTGGGGCTGAGGCTGGTCAGTGGAGCACCTATGGCATCAGCGATGAGCGCTATCACGTGATTGGGGGCAATGACCAAATTCCTCGCCAGTTAGCCGATCGACTGCATGGGCGGATTGAAACGGGCACTGCGCTAGAGTCGATCAGTCGCACCGCTACAGGTCGCTATCGAGTTAGTGTACGCAGCGGAGCCACCAGCACCGATCGTTGCTACGACCAAGTGGTGCTGACGGTTCCCTTTACCGTCTTGCGGCAAATTAACCTAGACCTGGAGTTGCCTCCTGTCAAACAGGCGGCGATCGCTGAGTTGGGCTATGGCACAAGCACTAAACTGGCCATTCCTTTCCAAGAGCGGCTCTGGCGCACGCGATACAACTCCACGATTAGTATTTACACCGATCGAACTTTTCAGAACACGTGGGAAAGCGCCCGCTATATGACGGGCCCTGACGGTTGGCTAACGGATTTGCGAGGTGGTACTGCGGGGGTGCAATTGGCGAGTGGCAATCCTCAAACCCATGCCCAAACCCTAGTGGAGGATTTGAACGTGCTCTTTCCTGGACTGACAGAGGTTAAGCGTGGACAAGCAATGCGGGCAGCTTGGATGACTGAGCCTCATGCT
This genomic interval carries:
- a CDS encoding YciI family protein — translated: MPWFVKIEKGIVDKSTFDQFVPAHKDYVRSLIAKGHQAKTGYWGERGGGMMLFTAADLEEAKAIVAQDPLIQNGCVDYQIHEWCIVIE
- a CDS encoding flavin monoamine oxidase family protein, whose product is MSRTSLIDLLRRTYQIFQISRATKIPTSDIPGLLNEKRSLGMSRRQVLQGLAIAGVSRVAPFGSIGSFSKRTVQAGGASLQRPLLDTTSIDTTSKVLVVGAGIAGLTVAYRLHQAGVPVEVIEASPRIGGRLRSAKASGSQSVVELGGEFIDSHHHAVHALAAELGLEMGDLRAADQGLEPEILYFQGQRISHQWVADEFAPLARQIAQDVGTLSRWSLTYHDPHPDALRLDRLSLAEYLAATPMHPVIEQLIRVAYITEYGLDAESQSCLNLLFLIGAEAGQWSTYGISDERYHVIGGNDQIPRQLADRLHGRIETGTALESISRTATGRYRVSVRSGATSTDRCYDQVVLTVPFTVLRQINLDLELPPVKQAAIAELGYGTSTKLAIPFQERLWRTRYNSTISIYTDRTFQNTWESARYMTGPDGWLTDLRGGTAGVQLASGNPQTHAQTLVEDLNVLFPGLTEVKRGQAMRAAWMTEPHALGSYSCYLPGQWSRFGGAEIERVDHLWFAGEHCSIGSQGYMNGACETAEQVAQGILQHLGAVML